A DNA window from Pseudomonas wuhanensis contains the following coding sequences:
- a CDS encoding pilus assembly protein PilP produces MSPIRCLSMVMCLVILAGCDGDSDFSDLDAYLNEVRLRAPGKIEPTPTFQSSPTFTYNAANLRSPFSRQARVDLAGQKHGSRNVKPDPNRVKQYLEGFNIEQFEMVGTISNAAGSFALLRGAGGVHRLKVGDYLGRNDGRIVAISGSQVDVVEIVPDGEGAWLERPRTIPLKEHS; encoded by the coding sequence ATGAGCCCGATTCGTTGCCTGTCGATGGTTATGTGTCTGGTTATCCTGGCCGGTTGTGATGGCGACAGTGATTTCAGCGACCTGGACGCCTACCTGAACGAAGTGCGCCTGCGTGCACCCGGCAAGATTGAACCCACGCCGACATTCCAGTCTTCCCCGACATTCACCTACAACGCTGCCAATCTGCGTAGCCCGTTCTCCCGCCAGGCAAGAGTCGATCTGGCCGGCCAGAAACACGGCTCGCGTAATGTCAAACCCGACCCCAATCGGGTCAAGCAGTACCTCGAAGGTTTCAACATCGAGCAATTTGAAATGGTCGGCACCATCTCCAATGCAGCCGGTTCCTTTGCGCTGTTGCGCGGGGCTGGCGGTGTGCATCGGCTGAAAGTCGGCGATTACCTGGGGCGTAACGATGGACGGATCGTCGCCATCAGCGGTTCGCAAGTCGACGTGGTCGAAATCGTTCCCGATGGCGAAGGTGCCTGGCTGGAACGGCCGCGAACCATCCCTTTGAAAGAGCACTCATAG
- the aroK gene encoding shikimate kinase AroK has product MRNLILVGPMGAGKSTIGRLLAKELRLPFKDSDKEIELRTGANIPWIFDKEGEPGFRDREQAMIAELCAFDGVVLATGGGAVMREANRRALHAGGRVVYLHASVEQQVGRTARDRNRPLLRTADPAKTLRDLLAIRDPLYREIADLVVETDERPPRMVVLDILDRLQQLPPR; this is encoded by the coding sequence GTGCGAAATTTGATTCTTGTTGGACCGATGGGGGCTGGTAAAAGCACCATCGGCCGGTTGCTGGCCAAAGAGCTGCGCCTGCCGTTCAAAGATTCCGATAAGGAAATTGAATTGCGCACGGGCGCCAATATCCCGTGGATTTTCGATAAGGAAGGCGAGCCGGGCTTTCGTGACCGCGAGCAGGCGATGATTGCCGAGCTGTGCGCGTTCGACGGCGTGGTGTTGGCGACCGGCGGCGGCGCGGTGATGCGCGAAGCCAATCGTCGAGCGCTGCACGCCGGTGGGCGGGTGGTGTATCTGCATGCGTCTGTCGAGCAGCAGGTCGGCCGAACGGCTCGCGACCGCAATCGGCCGCTGTTGCGCACCGCCGACCCGGCCAAGACCCTGCGGGACTTGCTGGCAATCCGTGATCCGCTGTATCGGGAGATCGCCGACCTGGTGGTGGAAACCGATGAGCGGCCACCGCGGATGGTGGTGCTCGATATCCTCGACCGCTTGCAGCAACTACCTCCCCGTTAA
- the aroB gene encoding 3-dehydroquinate synthase, whose amino-acid sequence MQTLKVDLGERSYPIHIGEGLLDQPELLAPHIRGRQVAIISNETVAPLYLERLTRSLAQFSVISVVLPDGEAFKTWETLQLIFDGLLTARHDRRTTVIALGGGVIGDMAGFAAACYQRGVDFIQVPTTLLSQVDSSVGGKTGINHPLGKNMVGAFYQPNVVLIDTATLKTLPPRELSAGLAEVIKYGLICDEPFLTWLEENVDRLRALDQTALTYAIERSCAAKAAVVGADEKETGVRATLNLGHTFGHAIETHMGYGVWLHGEAVAAGTVMALEMSARLGWINEQERDRGIRLFQRAGLPVIPPEEMTEADFLEHMAIDKKVIDGRLRLVLLRHMGEAVVTDDYPKEILQATLGADYRALAQLKG is encoded by the coding sequence ATGCAGACACTCAAGGTCGATCTAGGCGAGCGCAGCTACCCGATTCACATTGGCGAAGGTTTGTTGGATCAGCCTGAGCTACTGGCCCCGCATATCCGCGGGCGGCAAGTAGCGATCATCTCCAACGAGACCGTCGCGCCGCTCTACCTCGAGCGTCTGACCCGCAGCCTCGCGCAGTTCTCGGTGATTTCTGTGGTGCTGCCCGACGGCGAAGCCTTCAAGACCTGGGAAACCCTGCAACTGATTTTCGACGGCCTGCTGACTGCGCGGCATGATCGCCGCACCACGGTAATCGCCTTGGGGGGCGGCGTGATCGGTGACATGGCCGGTTTTGCGGCCGCCTGCTACCAGCGTGGCGTGGATTTCATCCAGGTACCGACCACATTGTTGTCGCAAGTCGACTCCTCCGTTGGCGGCAAGACCGGGATCAATCACCCGCTGGGCAAGAACATGGTCGGCGCCTTCTATCAGCCCAACGTGGTGCTGATCGATACCGCCACCCTCAAAACCCTGCCGCCGCGCGAACTGTCCGCGGGGCTGGCGGAAGTCATCAAATACGGGCTGATCTGCGATGAGCCATTCCTGACCTGGCTCGAAGAAAACGTCGATCGCCTGCGAGCGTTGGACCAGACCGCCCTGACTTACGCCATCGAACGCTCCTGCGCGGCCAAGGCTGCGGTGGTCGGTGCCGACGAGAAAGAGACGGGCGTGCGTGCCACGTTGAACCTGGGCCACACCTTCGGCCACGCGATCGAAACCCATATGGGCTATGGTGTCTGGCTTCATGGTGAAGCAGTCGCTGCTGGGACCGTAATGGCTTTGGAAATGTCTGCGCGCCTGGGCTGGATCAACGAACAGGAGCGTGATCGCGGTATTCGTCTGTTCCAGCGTGCCGGCCTGCCGGTCATTCCGCCGGAAGAGATGACCGAAGCCGATTTTCTCGAACACATGGCAATTGACAAGAAAGTGATCGACGGTCGTTTGCGCCTGGTGCTGCTGCGCCACATGGGCGAAGCAGTGGTGACCGACGATTATCCGAAAGAGATTTTACAGGCCACGTTAGGGGCGGATTACCGCGCCCTGGCTCAGCTTAAAGGTTAA
- the pilQ gene encoding type IV pilus secretin PilQ: MNRILSTFGISLWIAFLSPMVLAANLKALDVAALPGDRIELKLSFDGPPPQAHGYTTEQPARIALDLPGVTSQLANKNRDLGGGNARSATVVEAKDRTRLIISLTQLTPYSTRVEGNNLFVVVGQGASSKAPKPAASAPRAATATPAPARVSAPVGKAIRGVDFQRGTQGEGNVVIDLSDPSIAPDIQERDGKIIVGFTKTQLPERLRVRLDVKDFATPVQFVNASATGDRAIISIEPSGAFDYSTYQTDNKLTVSIRPMTVDDLQKRNTERFAYTGEKLSLNFQDIDVRSVLQLIADFTNLNLVASDTVQGGITLRLQNVPWDQALDLVLKTKGLDKRKIGNVLLVAPADEIAARERQELESQKQISELAPLRRELLQVNYAKAADIAKLFQSVTSAEAKIDERGSITVDERTNNIIAYQTQDRLDELRRIVAQLDIPVRQVMIEARIVEANVDYDKSLGVRWGGSVQKGNWNTSGVNGSSTTIGTPGSTSTNSPFVDLGTSANTSGIGIAFITDNVLLDLELSAMEKTGNGEIVSQPKVVTSDKETAKILKGTEIPYQEASSSGATSVSFKEASLSLEVTPQITPDNRIIMEVKVTKDEPDYLNKVQDVPPIKKNEVNAKVLVNDGETIVIGGVFSNTQSKVVDKVPFLGDVPYLGRLFRRDVVSEKKSELLVFLTPRIMNNQAIAVSH, from the coding sequence ATGAACAGGATTTTATCAACCTTCGGTATTTCGCTATGGATAGCGTTTCTGTCGCCGATGGTACTGGCGGCCAACCTCAAAGCGCTGGATGTCGCCGCGCTACCCGGTGACCGTATCGAGTTGAAGTTGTCGTTCGACGGGCCGCCGCCGCAGGCCCATGGTTATACGACAGAGCAGCCTGCGCGGATTGCGCTGGACCTGCCGGGGGTCACCAGTCAGCTGGCGAACAAGAATCGGGATCTTGGCGGCGGCAATGCCCGCAGCGCCACGGTCGTGGAGGCCAAGGACCGTACACGGCTGATCATCAGCTTGACTCAATTGACTCCGTACAGCACTCGCGTCGAAGGCAACAATTTGTTCGTGGTCGTCGGGCAAGGGGCCAGTAGCAAGGCGCCCAAGCCGGCCGCCAGCGCACCGCGTGCAGCAACTGCGACGCCCGCGCCCGCCAGGGTCAGTGCGCCCGTGGGCAAAGCCATCCGGGGCGTGGATTTCCAGCGCGGCACCCAGGGGGAGGGCAATGTGGTCATTGATCTGTCGGATCCGTCCATCGCCCCGGACATCCAGGAACGCGATGGCAAAATCATCGTCGGTTTCACCAAGACCCAACTGCCTGAACGGTTGCGTGTACGCCTCGACGTCAAGGATTTCGCCACCCCGGTGCAGTTCGTCAACGCCAGCGCCACGGGCGATCGGGCCATTATCAGTATCGAGCCTAGCGGCGCCTTCGATTATTCGACCTATCAGACCGACAACAAACTGACCGTCAGCATCCGACCGATGACTGTCGATGACCTGCAGAAGCGCAACACCGAACGCTTTGCCTACACCGGCGAAAAACTCTCGCTGAATTTTCAGGACATTGATGTGCGCTCGGTGCTGCAACTGATCGCCGATTTCACCAACCTCAATCTGGTGGCCAGCGACACGGTGCAGGGCGGCATCACGTTGCGCCTGCAGAACGTGCCATGGGATCAGGCGCTGGACCTGGTGCTGAAAACCAAAGGCCTGGATAAACGCAAGATCGGCAATGTGCTGCTGGTGGCGCCGGCCGATGAAATCGCTGCCCGAGAGCGTCAGGAACTGGAGTCGCAGAAGCAGATCTCCGAACTGGCGCCTCTTCGTCGCGAACTGTTGCAGGTCAACTACGCCAAAGCCGCCGATATCGCCAAGCTGTTCCAGTCAGTGACCAGCGCCGAGGCGAAAATAGACGAGCGAGGTTCAATCACCGTCGATGAGCGAACCAACAACATCATTGCCTACCAGACTCAGGATCGACTCGACGAATTGCGGCGCATTGTTGCGCAACTGGATATTCCGGTGCGTCAGGTGATGATTGAGGCGCGCATTGTCGAGGCCAACGTCGATTACGACAAAAGCCTTGGCGTACGCTGGGGCGGTTCGGTGCAGAAGGGTAACTGGAACACGTCCGGGGTCAATGGCTCTTCGACCACCATTGGCACGCCGGGTAGTACCAGTACCAACTCGCCGTTCGTCGATCTGGGGACTTCTGCCAATACCTCGGGGATCGGCATCGCCTTCATTACCGACAATGTGCTGCTGGACCTTGAACTTTCGGCCATGGAGAAAACCGGCAACGGGGAAATCGTTTCGCAGCCCAAGGTGGTCACGTCCGACAAGGAAACCGCGAAAATCCTCAAGGGCACCGAGATTCCCTATCAGGAAGCCAGTTCCAGCGGCGCCACCTCGGTGTCGTTCAAGGAAGCTTCGCTGTCCCTGGAAGTGACCCCGCAGATCACACCGGACAACCGCATCATCATGGAGGTCAAGGTCACCAAGGACGAACCGGACTACCTGAACAAAGTGCAGGATGTACCGCCGATCAAGAAAAACGAGGTCAACGCCAAGGTGTTGGTTAACGACGGCGAGACCATCGTCATTGGTGGGGTTTTCTCAAATACTCAGAGCAAGGTTGTAGATAAGGTGCCATTTCTCGGTGATGTGCCGTATCTTGGCCGCCTTTTCCGGCGTGACGTGGTTTCGGAGAAAAAATCCGAGCTGCTGGTATTTCTCACTCCGCGTATCATGAACAATCAGGCGATTGCTGTGAGTCATTGA
- the gltB gene encoding glutamate synthase large subunit — protein sequence MKAGLYQPDEFKDNCGFGLIAHMQGEPSHTLLQTAIEALTCMTHRGGINADGKTGDGCGLLIQKPDVFLRAIAQETFGVELPKQYAVGMVFFNQDPVKAEAARENMNREILAEGLTLVGWRKVPIDTSVLGRLALERLPQIEQVFIGGEGLSDQDMAIKLFSARRRSSVANAADVDHYICSFSHKTIIYKGLMMPADLTAFYPDLSDQRLQTSICVFHQRFSTNTLPKWPLAQPFRFLAHNGEINTITGNRNWAVARRTKFTNDLMDLEELGPLVNRVGSDSSSMDNMLELMVTGGIDLFRGVRMIIPPAWQNVETMDPDLRAFYEYNSMHMEPWDGPAGVVMTDGRYAVCLLDRNGLRPARWVTTKNGFITLASEIGVWNYQPEDVIAKGRVGPGQIFAVDTETGQILDTDAIDNRLKSRHPYKQWLRKNALRIQATMEDNDHGSAFYDVDQLKQYMKMYQVTFEERDQVLRPLGEQGYEAVGSMGDDTPMAVLSQRVRTPYDYFRQQFAQVTNPPIDPLREAIVMSLEVCLGAERNIFQESPEHASRVILSSPVVSPAKWRSLMNLDRPGFERQIIDLNYDESVGLEAAVRNVADQAEEAVRAGRTQIVLSDRHIAPGKLPIHASLATGAVHHRLTEKGLRCDSNILVETATARDPHHFAVLIGFGASAVYPFLAYEVLGDLIRTGEVLGDLYEVFKNYRKGITKGLLKILSKMGISTITSYRGAQLFEAIGLSEEVCELSFRGVPSRIKGARFVDIEAEQKALAAEAWSPRKPIQQGGLLKFVHGGEYHAYNPDVVSTLQAAVQQGDYSKFKEYTALVDNRPVSMIRDLFKVKTLDTPLDISEIEPLESVLKRFDSAGISLGALSPEAHEALAEAMNRLGARSNSGEGGEDPARYGTIKSSKIKQVATGRFGVTPEYLVNAEVLQIKVAQGAKPGEGGQLPGGKVNGLIAKLRYAVPGVTLISPPPHHDIYSIEDLSQLIFDLKQVNPKALVSVKLVAEAGVGTIAAGVAKAYADLITISGYDGGTGASPLTSIKYAGAPWELGLAETHQTLRGNDLRGKVRVQTDGGLKTGLDVIKAAILGAESFGFGTAPMIALGCKYLRICHLNNCATGVATQNEKLRKDHYIGTVDMVVNFFTYVAEETREWLAKLGVRSLEELIGRTDLLEILEGQTAKQNHLDLTPLLGSDHIPADKPQFCQVDRNPPFDKGLLAEKMVDLATSAINDMSGADFALDICNCDRSIGARISGEIARKHGNQGMANAPITFRFKGTAGQSFGVWNAGGLNMYLEGDANDYVGKGMTGGKLVIVPPKGSIYKTQDSAIIGNTCLYGATGGKLFAAGTAGERFAVRNSGAHTVVEGTGDHCCEYMTGGFVCVLGKTGYNFGSGMTGGFAYVLDQDNTFVDRVNHELVEIQRISGEAMEAYRSHLQRVLNEYVEETDSEWGRELAENLDDYVRRFWLVKPKAANLKSLLSSTRANPQ from the coding sequence ATGAAAGCAGGTCTGTACCAACCAGATGAATTCAAGGATAACTGCGGTTTCGGCCTGATAGCCCATATGCAGGGCGAGCCCAGTCATACCCTTTTGCAAACGGCCATTGAGGCCCTGACCTGCATGACCCACCGCGGTGGGATCAACGCCGACGGCAAGACCGGTGACGGTTGCGGTCTGCTGATTCAAAAGCCGGATGTGTTCCTGCGTGCCATCGCCCAGGAAACCTTCGGCGTCGAATTGCCTAAGCAATATGCCGTGGGCATGGTCTTCTTCAACCAGGATCCGGTCAAAGCCGAAGCCGCTCGCGAGAACATGAACCGCGAGATCCTGGCCGAAGGCCTGACCCTGGTCGGCTGGCGCAAAGTGCCGATCGACACCAGTGTCCTCGGCCGCCTGGCCCTCGAGCGCCTGCCACAGATCGAACAAGTGTTCATCGGCGGTGAAGGCCTGAGTGATCAGGACATGGCGATCAAGCTGTTCAGCGCCCGTCGTCGTTCGTCCGTAGCCAACGCCGCCGACGTCGATCACTACATCTGCAGCTTTTCCCACAAGACCATTATTTATAAAGGCCTGATGATGCCGGCGGATTTGACCGCCTTCTATCCAGACCTGAGCGACCAGCGCCTGCAAACTTCGATTTGCGTGTTCCACCAGCGCTTTTCGACCAACACGCTGCCGAAATGGCCGCTGGCGCAGCCGTTCCGCTTCCTCGCCCACAACGGCGAGATCAACACCATCACCGGCAACCGCAACTGGGCCGTGGCCCGTCGCACCAAGTTCACCAATGATCTGATGGATCTGGAAGAACTCGGCCCGCTGGTGAACCGTGTAGGCTCCGACTCCTCCAGCATGGACAATATGCTCGAGTTGATGGTCACCGGTGGCATCGACCTGTTCCGTGGCGTGCGGATGATCATTCCGCCTGCGTGGCAGAACGTCGAAACCATGGACCCGGATCTGCGTGCGTTCTACGAATACAACTCGATGCACATGGAACCGTGGGACGGCCCGGCTGGCGTGGTAATGACTGACGGTCGTTACGCGGTGTGCCTGCTCGACCGTAACGGTCTGCGTCCGGCGCGTTGGGTCACCACCAAGAACGGTTTCATCACCCTGGCCTCGGAAATCGGTGTCTGGAACTACCAGCCTGAAGACGTGATCGCCAAGGGTCGCGTAGGGCCGGGCCAGATCTTTGCCGTGGACACCGAAACCGGTCAGATCCTCGACACCGACGCCATCGACAACCGCTTGAAGTCCCGTCATCCGTACAAGCAATGGCTGCGCAAGAATGCCCTGCGCATCCAGGCGACCATGGAAGACAACGACCATGGTTCGGCGTTCTACGACGTCGATCAGCTCAAGCAGTACATGAAGATGTATCAGGTTACGTTCGAAGAGCGCGACCAGGTGCTGCGTCCGCTCGGCGAGCAAGGCTACGAAGCCGTAGGTTCGATGGGCGACGATACGCCGATGGCCGTGCTGTCCCAGCGCGTACGCACGCCGTACGACTATTTCCGTCAGCAGTTCGCGCAGGTCACCAACCCGCCGATCGACCCGCTGCGCGAAGCCATCGTCATGTCGCTGGAAGTCTGCCTCGGTGCCGAGCGCAACATCTTCCAGGAGTCGCCGGAACACGCCTCGCGTGTGATCCTCAGCTCGCCGGTCGTTTCCCCGGCCAAATGGCGCTCGCTGATGAACCTCGATCGCCCAGGCTTCGAGCGTCAGATCATCGACCTCAACTACGATGAGAGCGTCGGCCTCGAAGCAGCGGTGCGTAACGTAGCCGATCAGGCTGAAGAGGCCGTGCGCGCCGGTCGCACCCAGATCGTGCTGAGTGACCGCCACATCGCCCCGGGCAAGTTGCCGATCCACGCTTCGCTCGCCACCGGCGCGGTGCACCACCGCCTGACCGAAAAAGGCCTGCGTTGCGACTCCAACATTCTGGTGGAAACCGCTACCGCTCGCGATCCGCATCACTTCGCGGTGCTGATCGGGTTCGGCGCCTCGGCGGTCTATCCGTTCCTGGCCTACGAAGTGCTGGGCGACCTGATCCGCACCGGTGAAGTGCTGGGCGACCTCTATGAGGTGTTCAAGAACTACCGCAAAGGCATCACCAAAGGCCTGCTCAAGATCCTGTCGAAGATGGGCATCTCGACCATCACCTCGTACCGCGGTGCGCAGCTGTTCGAAGCCATCGGCCTGTCCGAAGAAGTCTGCGAACTGAGCTTCCGTGGCGTGCCAAGCCGCATCAAGGGTGCGCGCTTCGTCGACATCGAAGCCGAGCAGAAAGCCCTGGCGGCCGAAGCCTGGAGCCCGCGCAAGCCGATCCAGCAGGGCGGCCTGCTGAAGTTCGTCCACGGTGGCGAATATCACGCCTACAACCCGGACGTGGTCAGCACCCTGCAAGCCGCTGTGCAGCAGGGCGACTACAGCAAGTTCAAGGAATACACGGCGCTGGTGGACAACCGTCCGGTGTCGATGATCCGCGACCTGTTCAAGGTCAAGACCCTGGATACGCCGCTGGACATCAGCGAGATCGAACCGCTGGAATCGGTGCTCAAGCGCTTCGACTCCGCAGGTATCTCTTTGGGCGCATTGTCGCCGGAAGCTCACGAAGCCCTGGCCGAAGCCATGAACCGCCTCGGCGCGCGTTCGAACTCCGGCGAAGGCGGCGAAGACCCTGCGCGCTACGGCACCATCAAGAGCTCGAAAATCAAGCAGGTCGCCACTGGCCGTTTCGGTGTGACCCCGGAATATCTGGTTAACGCTGAAGTGCTGCAGATCAAAGTCGCTCAGGGCGCGAAGCCGGGCGAAGGTGGTCAGTTGCCGGGCGGCAAGGTCAACGGTCTGATCGCCAAGCTGCGTTATGCAGTGCCGGGCGTGACCCTGATTTCGCCTCCGCCGCACCACGACATCTATTCGATCGAAGATTTGTCGCAGCTGATTTTCGACCTGAAACAAGTCAACCCGAAGGCACTGGTCTCGGTGAAGCTGGTTGCAGAAGCCGGCGTCGGCACCATCGCTGCCGGTGTGGCCAAGGCCTACGCGGACTTGATCACCATTTCCGGCTACGACGGCGGCACCGGTGCATCGCCACTGACCTCGATCAAATACGCGGGCGCACCGTGGGAACTCGGCCTGGCCGAAACCCACCAGACCCTGCGCGGTAACGACCTGCGCGGCAAGGTCCGGGTGCAGACCGACGGCGGCCTGAAAACCGGCCTCGATGTGATCAAGGCGGCGATCCTTGGCGCTGAAAGCTTCGGCTTCGGCACCGCGCCAATGATCGCGCTGGGCTGCAAATACCTGCGTATTTGCCACCTGAACAACTGCGCCACCGGCGTCGCGACTCAGAACGAGAAGCTGCGCAAGGATCACTACATCGGTACCGTCGACATGGTGGTGAATTTCTTCACCTACGTCGCCGAAGAAACCCGTGAGTGGCTGGCCAAGCTGGGCGTGCGCTCCCTCGAAGAGCTGATCGGCCGTACTGATCTGCTGGAAATCCTAGAAGGCCAGACCGCCAAGCAAAACCACCTGGACCTGACCCCGTTGCTGGGCAGCGATCACATCCCGGCAGACAAGCCTCAGTTCTGCCAGGTCGACCGCAACCCGCCGTTCGACAAAGGCCTGCTGGCCGAGAAGATGGTCGACTTGGCCACTTCGGCCATCAACGACATGAGCGGCGCCGATTTCGCTCTGGATATCTGCAACTGCGACCGTTCCATTGGCGCACGGATCTCCGGTGAAATTGCTCGCAAGCATGGCAACCAGGGGATGGCCAACGCGCCGATCACCTTCCGCTTCAAAGGCACGGCGGGTCAGAGCTTCGGTGTGTGGAACGCCGGCGGCCTGAACATGTACCTGGAAGGCGATGCCAACGACTATGTCGGCAAAGGCATGACTGGCGGCAAGCTGGTCATCGTTCCGCCGAAGGGCAGCATTTACAAGACTCAGGACAGTGCCATTATCGGCAACACCTGCCTGTATGGCGCCACCGGGGGCAAGCTGTTCGCCGCCGGTACCGCGGGTGAGCGTTTCGCGGTGCGTAACTCCGGTGCTCACACTGTCGTGGAAGGCACTGGCGATCACTGCTGCGAGTACATGACCGGTGGTTTCGTCTGCGTGTTGGGCAAGACCGGTTACAACTTCGGCTCCGGCATGACCGGCGGTTTCGCCTACGTGCTCGACCAGGACAACACCTTCGTTGACCGGGTCAACCACGAACTGGTGGAAATCCAGCGGATCAGCGGTGAGGCGATGGAAGCCTATCGCAGCCACCTGCAACGCGTGCTGAACGAATACGTCGAGGAAACCGACAGCGAGTGGGGTCGTGAACTCGCCGAAAACCTCGATGACTACGTGCGCCGTTTCTGGCTGGTCAAGCCAAAGGCTGCCAACCTGAAATCGTTGCTTTCCAGCACCCGTGCCAACCCGCAGTGA
- the pilO gene encoding type 4a pilus biogenesis protein PilO, which yields MKPSEWLEGLRQIDINDLDTNNIGSWPPAIKVLASVLLMVLVLALGYSFLISDLQNHLELRREEESTLREQFATKAHMAANLELYTQQMKEMENSFGMLLRQLPSDTEVPGLLEDITRTGLGSGLEFEEIKLLPEATQQFYIELPIRITVTGAYHDLATFVSGVAGLPRIVTLHDFDLAPANPDGGPKLRMSILAKTYRYNDKGLQK from the coding sequence ATGAAGCCGTCCGAATGGCTCGAAGGGTTGCGTCAGATCGACATCAACGATCTGGACACCAATAACATCGGTTCCTGGCCGCCGGCGATCAAGGTCCTGGCGAGTGTCCTGCTGATGGTTCTGGTGCTGGCCCTGGGCTACAGCTTTTTGATAAGCGACCTGCAAAACCACTTGGAACTCAGGCGCGAGGAAGAGTCGACGCTCAGGGAGCAATTCGCGACCAAAGCCCATATGGCGGCGAATCTGGAGCTGTATACCCAGCAGATGAAGGAAATGGAGAACTCCTTCGGCATGCTATTACGGCAATTGCCCAGCGACACCGAAGTACCCGGTCTGCTGGAGGACATCACCCGCACCGGCCTGGGCAGCGGCTTGGAGTTCGAAGAAATCAAGCTGCTCCCGGAGGCCACCCAGCAGTTCTATATCGAGCTCCCTATCCGGATCACCGTCACCGGCGCTTATCACGACCTGGCTACTTTCGTCAGCGGCGTGGCCGGGCTGCCGCGGATCGTCACTCTGCATGACTTCGACCTGGCGCCGGCCAATCCTGATGGCGGTCCGAAGTTGCGCATGAGCATCCTTGCCAAGACCTATCGCTACAACGACAAGGGGTTGCAGAAATGA
- a CDS encoding SPOR domain-containing protein, whose amino-acid sequence MTSLHADEAFLGHYQLSHDPFAPRVPGFKFFPAQRKPVLGQLHHLARYSQLLLVVTGPQGSGKTLLRQALVASTNKQSVQSVVVSARGAGDAAGVLRQVAQALNVEQVEIGAILAQVVQLALTGQEVYLLVDDAEQLDESALEALLALAAGAPEGRPHVFLFGESSLIAQLDALSLEEERFHVIELQPYTEEETREYLDQRLEGAGRGIELFTADQISDIHESSDGWPGTINQVARDAMIEAMIASRSAVKRPSMGFNMPKKHVLAISAVVVVAVAAAWLMPGRSKAPTTGAPANEQAQLPLGQGTPQPDSGGAPSVEFAGNSQPMPLPLVGSSQPVMRGPLAEAAGGITEGDDGVPVEGSSATPPTVTTTAPPAGIQPGPAPTPAAKPVPAPTQVATAKPAPAPVAKPAPAPAKPVAAAKPAEKPVVVAKAAGGSWYAGQAPGNYVVQILGTSSESAAQSFVKEQGGEYRYFKKVLNGKPLYVITYGSFANRDAAITAIKALPAKVQAGKPWPRTVASVQQELATTR is encoded by the coding sequence ATGACTAGTTTGCATGCCGACGAGGCTTTCCTCGGCCATTACCAGTTAAGTCATGACCCTTTCGCTCCACGGGTGCCTGGCTTCAAATTTTTCCCGGCCCAGCGCAAGCCGGTGCTGGGGCAACTGCATCATCTGGCCCGTTACAGCCAGTTGTTGCTGGTGGTCACTGGCCCTCAAGGCAGCGGCAAAACCCTGTTGCGTCAGGCCCTGGTGGCCAGCACCAACAAACAGTCAGTGCAGAGCGTGGTGGTTTCCGCCCGTGGCGCCGGCGATGCAGCGGGTGTGCTGCGTCAAGTGGCTCAGGCGCTGAACGTCGAGCAGGTCGAAATCGGCGCAATCCTGGCCCAAGTGGTACAGCTTGCCCTTACGGGGCAGGAAGTCTATTTGCTGGTGGATGATGCCGAGCAACTCGACGAATCGGCGCTGGAGGCCTTGCTGGCTTTGGCTGCGGGTGCGCCGGAAGGTCGCCCGCACGTGTTCCTGTTTGGCGAGTCCTCGCTGATCGCTCAGCTTGACGCGCTGAGCCTCGAGGAAGAGCGTTTCCACGTCATCGAATTGCAGCCTTACACCGAAGAAGAAACCCGCGAATATCTGGATCAGCGGCTTGAAGGCGCTGGCCGGGGTATCGAACTTTTCACCGCGGATCAGATCTCTGATATTCACGAAAGCTCCGACGGTTGGCCTGGCACTATCAACCAGGTCGCCCGCGATGCAATGATCGAAGCCATGATTGCCAGCCGCTCAGCGGTGAAGCGTCCAAGTATGGGGTTCAACATGCCGAAGAAACACGTATTGGCGATTTCCGCCGTTGTCGTGGTCGCGGTAGCCGCCGCCTGGTTGATGCCGGGTCGCAGCAAAGCACCGACCACCGGCGCACCTGCCAACGAACAGGCGCAACTGCCGCTGGGCCAGGGCACGCCACAACCTGACAGCGGTGGCGCTCCATCCGTCGAATTTGCCGGTAATTCGCAACCGATGCCGTTGCCATTGGTCGGCAGCTCGCAGCCGGTGATGCGTGGCCCGTTGGCCGAAGCGGCCGGTGGTATCACCGAAGGCGACGACGGCGTGCCGGTCGAAGGTTCCAGCGCTACACCGCCAACCGTGACCACGACTGCGCCGCCTGCCGGCATCCAGCCGGGCCCTGCGCCAACGCCTGCCGCCAAACCGGTTCCAGCGCCGACTCAGGTCGCGACAGCCAAGCCAGCGCCTGCACCTGTTGCCAAACCGGCTCCAGCGCCCGCCAAGCCGGTCGCCGCCGCCAAACCTGCCGAGAAGCCCGTCGTCGTGGCCAAAGCCGCCGGTGGCAGCTGGTACGCAGGCCAGGCGCCGGGTAATTACGTGGTGCAAATCCTAGGCACCAGCTCTGAATCGGCCGCGCAAAGCTTCGTCAAAGAGCAGGGCGGCGAGTACCGTTATTTCAAGAAAGTACTCAACGGCAAGCCGCTTTACGTCATCACCTACGGTAGCTTCGCTAACCGCGATGCAGCCATTACCGCCATCAAGGCCTTGCCAGCGAAGGTTCAGGCTGGTAAACCTTGGCCTCGCACTGTCGCCAGCGTCCAACAGGAACTGGCAACAACTCGCTGA